A window of Candidatus Methylomirabilis lanthanidiphila contains these coding sequences:
- the yvyD gene encoding Putative sigma-54 modulation protein, with product MQITITARNLEITEPLKRYAEEKIARLQKFVNQITSVHIILSVEKHRQIAEVTLHVREHTIRGEESSADLYSAIDLVADKIERQILRYKEKIVDHSGRGLGRSAELAESEEPTPAESESFPEDGPRIVRTKRFAMKPLSPDEAAVHMGLLGHTFFVFRNAQTQEVNVLYRRRDGDYGLIEPAG from the coding sequence ATGCAGATTACCATTACCGCTCGCAATCTCGAAATCACCGAACCCCTCAAGCGTTACGCGGAGGAAAAGATCGCCCGCCTGCAAAAGTTCGTCAACCAGATTACCTCGGTTCATATCATTCTGTCGGTCGAGAAACATCGGCAGATCGCCGAGGTCACGCTCCATGTGCGAGAGCATACCATCCGTGGAGAAGAATCGAGCGCCGATCTGTACTCGGCGATTGATCTTGTGGCCGACAAGATCGAACGCCAGATTCTTCGCTACAAAGAAAAGATCGTAGATCACTCCGGGCGAGGTTTAGGGCGGTCGGCCGAGTTGGCCGAGTCGGAAGAGCCTACACCGGCTGAGAGCGAATCGTTCCCAGAAGACGGCCCCCGCATCGTCAGGACCAAGCGTTTTGCCATGAAGCCGCTCTCGCCTGACGAAGCCGCCGTCCATATGGGCCTCTTGGGCCACACGTTTTTTGTGTTCCGAAACGCCCAGACTCAGGAGGTGAATGTCCTGTATCGAAGACGCGATGGAGATTACGGTTTGATCGAGCCCGCAGGTTAA
- a CDS encoding glmZ(sRNA)-inactivating NTPase — translation MKAAEVVIITGMSGAGKSQAIKCLEDIGFFCIDNLPTTLLPTFVRLCIQSEPTRERVALVIDVRGGEFLAPLFDILKMLRAEGHTVKIVFLDASNEALVRRFSESRRPHPLAAGQSALTGIAAERQTLTRLRDGADLIVDTSLLTIHDLKRFLSQAFEVERPMARIGLSLASFGYKHGLPFDADLVFDTRFLPSPHFIDDLRPLTGLDPRIGEFLVRASVTKPYLARLMDLLDFIIPLCEDEGRAYLTIALGCTGGHHRSVFLVEQLAGHFRECGYQVNVRHRDIERS, via the coding sequence GTGAAGGCGGCTGAGGTTGTGATTATCACCGGGATGTCCGGGGCCGGCAAGAGCCAGGCGATCAAGTGCTTGGAAGATATCGGTTTTTTCTGTATCGATAACCTGCCCACCACCCTTCTCCCCACCTTCGTGCGGCTCTGCATACAATCAGAACCTACAAGAGAGCGGGTTGCGTTGGTCATCGATGTACGTGGGGGCGAGTTTCTGGCCCCGCTCTTCGACATCCTGAAGATGCTTCGGGCTGAAGGGCACACTGTCAAGATCGTGTTTCTGGACGCCAGCAATGAGGCCCTTGTGCGGCGATTCAGCGAGAGCCGACGCCCGCATCCCCTCGCAGCCGGACAGTCGGCCCTGACAGGAATTGCGGCAGAACGACAGACGTTGACTCGTCTTCGGGATGGGGCCGATCTGATTGTTGATACGAGCCTGCTGACGATTCATGACCTGAAGCGGTTTCTTTCGCAGGCATTTGAGGTCGAGCGGCCGATGGCCCGGATCGGTCTCTCGCTGGCCTCGTTCGGCTATAAGCATGGACTGCCGTTCGATGCCGATCTGGTGTTTGATACCCGATTCCTGCCCAGCCCGCACTTTATTGATGACCTGCGGCCGCTGACCGGACTTGATCCCCGAATAGGCGAGTTCCTCGTGCGCGCCTCCGTGACCAAGCCGTACCTTGCGCGGCTGATGGACCTGCTCGATTTCATCATCCCTCTCTGCGAGGACGAGGGTCGCGCCTATCTGACGATTGCGCTCGGTTGCACGGGCGGACATCACCGTTCCGTGTTCCTGGTGGAACAGCTCGCCGGTCATTTTCGAGAGTGTGGCTATCAGGTCAACGTTCGCCACCGTGACATTGAAAGATCCTGA
- the lipM gene encoding Octanoyltransferase LipM, which produces MSVRATQDLSTGIRKQDGCDERGEMSSKGRLLRMGAANGSTNMGIDEALATRRPEGAILRFYAWEAPTLSIGYAQRSRDINLAACRTSMVRVVRRPTGGRAVLHRQDLTYSLILPLRPPWTTISITESYRLINRCLRRGLEMLGLEVHLARRLRQAERPLSLFCFPAISAHDLLIGGKKVIGSAQRRFPASLLQQGSIVLEFDPTGILDLLCSGERAMAVDALKTVGSLRDALGRLPGRQDVETVIREGFAAEMGIEFIEDALKPEELALSMELAATRYSSEDWTFRR; this is translated from the coding sequence ATGAGTGTGCGGGCGACCCAGGATCTCTCGACCGGGATAAGAAAACAGGATGGGTGCGATGAGCGGGGGGAGATGTCTTCCAAGGGCCGTCTCCTGAGGATGGGTGCGGCGAACGGTTCCACAAATATGGGAATCGATGAGGCGCTTGCGACGCGGCGTCCGGAGGGCGCGATCCTGCGGTTTTACGCGTGGGAGGCGCCGACGCTCTCTATTGGCTACGCTCAGCGCAGTCGCGACATCAATCTTGCGGCCTGTCGTACATCGATGGTGCGTGTGGTGCGCCGTCCTACGGGCGGTCGAGCCGTATTGCATCGGCAGGACCTGACGTACAGCCTCATTCTGCCGCTACGTCCGCCCTGGACGACGATCTCGATTACGGAGAGTTACCGTCTGATCAACCGGTGTCTGCGACGAGGTCTGGAAATGTTGGGCCTGGAGGTTCATCTTGCGCGCCGCCTCAGACAGGCTGAGCGGCCGCTGTCCCTGTTCTGTTTTCCGGCCATTTCTGCGCATGACCTGTTGATCGGCGGGAAAAAGGTCATTGGTTCGGCGCAGCGACGATTTCCCGCGTCGCTCCTCCAGCAGGGGAGCATTGTATTGGAATTCGATCCGACCGGTATTCTTGATCTTCTCTGTTCCGGCGAACGGGCGATGGCGGTAGACGCGCTCAAGACGGTCGGTTCACTGCGAGACGCGCTGGGACGGTTGCCCGGTCGTCAGGACGTGGAGACGGTGATTCGGGAAGGGTTTGCGGCCGAGATGGGGATCGAATTCATAGAGGATGCGCTTAAGCCGGAGGAGCTCGCGCTGTCCATGGAGTTAGCCGCCACCCGTTATAGCTCGGAGGACTGGACGTTCCGGCGCTGA
- the pgsA gene encoding CDP-diacylglycerol--glycerol-3-phosphate 3-phosphatidyltransferase: MKQGRADQEESMQVVPDLKRSRIYMNLPNKLTIGRIFLVPFIIVFLVVGEKVPNYTAGVIFLAAVLTDWLDGRIARTTSQVTALGKLLDPIADKLLISTALIALVQVGRAPAWMVVLIVGRELAITGLRTVAASQSIIIQASDFGKYKMLSEVAAVTFLILDWPPQWDFMGAPSLGFLCLWAAVVLSVVSGVDYFLRFWKVIDLSK, translated from the coding sequence GTGAAGCAGGGCAGAGCCGATCAAGAAGAGTCGATGCAAGTCGTCCCGGATCTCAAACGATCGAGAATCTATATGAATCTGCCCAATAAGCTCACGATCGGTAGAATCTTTCTGGTCCCCTTCATCATCGTGTTCCTGGTTGTGGGAGAGAAGGTACCGAATTACACTGCGGGGGTCATTTTTCTGGCCGCGGTGCTGACCGACTGGCTGGATGGTCGGATCGCCAGAACCACCAGTCAGGTGACCGCACTGGGGAAGTTGCTCGACCCTATTGCCGATAAGCTACTTATCTCAACCGCTTTGATTGCGCTGGTACAGGTGGGCCGCGCGCCGGCCTGGATGGTGGTCCTGATCGTCGGCCGCGAGCTGGCCATTACCGGGCTTAGAACGGTCGCCGCCTCGCAGAGCATCATTATTCAAGCCAGTGACTTCGGAAAATATAAGATGTTGTCTGAGGTGGCGGCGGTCACCTTTCTGATCCTTGACTGGCCCCCACAATGGGATTTTATGGGCGCCCCATCGCTGGGTTTTCTGTGTCTGTGGGCTGCGGTTGTGTTGAGTGTCGTCTCCGGCGTCGACTACTTTCTTCGCTTCTGGAAGGTGATCGACCTGAGTAAATGA
- a CDS encoding glycerol-3-phosphate acyltransferase, whose translation MSTSVWLVLLGYLAGSIPFGLLVARVTTGVDVRKTGSGNIGATNVLRVAGSRAGAVTLALDALKGWAPVALSQILGAPEIVIAAVGLAAFLGHVYPLFLGFHGGKGVATALGVLLALFAKIALLIVGVWLLVAAVFRYSSLAALVTAVTAPVLIWVLDGRPAYVGLAVIICGFILIRHRENIERLMAGHEGKIGKKLQGADLPQRDRLAL comes from the coding sequence ATGAGCACAAGCGTGTGGCTTGTCCTGCTAGGGTACCTCGCCGGCTCTATCCCGTTCGGCCTCTTGGTCGCCAGAGTGACGACGGGAGTCGATGTGCGGAAAACGGGAAGCGGCAATATCGGCGCCACCAATGTCCTGCGGGTGGCGGGTTCGAGGGCCGGCGCGGTCACGCTCGCCCTGGACGCGCTGAAAGGGTGGGCGCCTGTCGCATTGAGTCAAATCCTTGGCGCGCCTGAGATCGTGATCGCCGCGGTGGGACTGGCGGCATTTCTGGGTCATGTCTATCCGCTCTTTCTCGGCTTCCACGGAGGGAAGGGCGTTGCCACGGCTCTCGGGGTGCTGCTGGCTTTGTTCGCGAAGATTGCGTTACTGATTGTAGGCGTCTGGTTATTGGTCGCCGCCGTCTTTCGCTATTCGTCTCTGGCTGCCCTCGTGACTGCGGTCACCGCTCCTGTTCTGATCTGGGTCCTTGACGGGCGACCCGCGTATGTGGGACTGGCGGTCATTATCTGCGGGTTCATTCTCATCCGGCATCGGGAGAACATAGAGCGCCTGATGGCAGGGCACGAGGGAAAGATAGGAAAAAAACTGCAGGGAGCAGATCTGCCGCAGCGCGATCGGCTTGCCTTGTAG